A DNA window from Actinokineospora baliensis contains the following coding sequences:
- a CDS encoding ABC transporter ATP-binding protein — protein sequence MSTKTETAAADRRLGEDLLVATDLQKHFPIRRGLLQRQVGAVQAVDGLTFTVKRGETLSLVGESGCGKTTTGRLLTRLIEPTGGSITLDGRDITHLSTSAMRPLRRDIQMIFQDPYGSLNPRHTVGAIIGAPFRLQKVKTEHGVKRAVQELLELVGLSPEHYNRYPHEFSGGQRQRIGIARTLALRPKVIVADEPVSALDVSIQAQVVNLMEDLQNEFDLTYVMIAHDLSVVRHVSDRVAVMYLGKIMEIADRTSLYERPMHPYTVALLSAVPIPDTSRRDNRERIRLTGDVPSPINPPSGCRFHTRCWKAQDVCKTTEPPLVELSTGHQAACHFPENTTKLTIDPTGAAGSAA from the coding sequence GTGAGCACCAAGACTGAGACCGCAGCGGCCGACCGCCGCCTCGGTGAGGACCTGCTGGTCGCGACCGACCTGCAGAAGCACTTCCCGATCCGGCGCGGCCTGCTGCAGCGCCAGGTCGGTGCCGTGCAGGCCGTCGACGGCCTGACCTTCACCGTCAAGCGCGGCGAGACGCTGTCGCTGGTGGGGGAGTCCGGCTGCGGCAAGACCACCACCGGTCGGCTGCTGACCAGGCTCATCGAACCGACCGGCGGTTCGATCACCCTGGACGGGCGCGACATCACGCACCTGTCCACCAGCGCCATGCGCCCGCTGCGCCGCGACATCCAGATGATCTTCCAGGACCCGTACGGCTCGCTCAACCCCAGGCACACCGTCGGCGCCATCATCGGCGCCCCGTTCCGCCTGCAGAAGGTCAAGACCGAACACGGCGTCAAGCGCGCCGTGCAGGAACTGCTCGAACTGGTCGGCCTGAGCCCCGAGCACTACAACCGCTACCCGCACGAGTTCTCCGGCGGCCAGCGGCAGCGCATCGGCATCGCCCGCACGCTCGCCCTGCGCCCCAAGGTGATCGTCGCCGACGAACCGGTGTCCGCGCTCGACGTGTCCATCCAGGCCCAGGTCGTGAACCTGATGGAGGACCTGCAGAACGAGTTCGACCTGACCTACGTGATGATCGCCCACGACCTGTCGGTGGTCAGGCACGTCTCCGACCGGGTCGCGGTGATGTACCTGGGCAAGATCATGGAGATCGCGGACCGCACCTCGCTCTACGAGCGCCCGATGCACCCGTACACCGTGGCCCTGCTCTCGGCGGTGCCCATCCCGGACACCTCCCGCCGGGACAACCGCGAACGCATCCGCCTCACCGGCGACGTCCCCAGCCCGATCAACCCCCCGTCGGGCTGCCGCTTCCACACCCGCTGCTGGAAGGCCCAGGACGTCTGCAAGACGACCGAGCCGCCACTGGTGGAGCTGTCGACCGGGCACCAGGCCGCGTGCCACTTCCCGGAGAACACCACCAAGCTGACCATCGACCCCACCGGGGCCGCTGGCTCGGCCGCTTGA